One Fibrobacter sp. UWB16 DNA window includes the following coding sequences:
- a CDS encoding GntR family transcriptional regulator encodes MLIEDVKNSIADAGFRDGEKMPSVRKMAERLGLSVNTVHRAYKILAQEKLVQLVHGKGCFWGTAPSFEVKAEESVYSVVERQFQNDLDSGYLNAFDELPSCKELSNRYNVSLYIVKKFLMQKCAQGILRHVGHRFFFSEERPVEKSNYILFVHRSDEFGRLKIESERESDVFRTFAQIAAEQKIAVKFIGYHEASNLFYLSSGETFVVKNDTHCLGVFLSTWLVDDAAKLFAHFASFKNPISVWWEYAPDVIPVIARNKKKWAFYNVAFGKEAGVIVGRYLKSKDMGPVHYLSPYHASFWSKARLQGLLDAGTDVIPLVDERYASPFDLADAAAHDGVERQVLLDNILESLLKNATLNKFVCSNDWVAASLIDYFKAKKLPAPYVVGFDDTIESYRYVFDSFAFNVGTMVKEAIYHIVAPTIYAEQRRQMQTPLGRVVEKH; translated from the coding sequence TTGCTTATTGAAGATGTAAAAAATTCGATTGCCGATGCCGGTTTTCGCGATGGCGAAAAGATGCCCTCTGTGCGCAAAATGGCGGAGCGTCTTGGCCTTTCTGTCAATACGGTTCATCGCGCTTACAAGATTTTGGCTCAAGAAAAGCTTGTGCAGCTCGTTCATGGCAAGGGCTGTTTTTGGGGCACGGCTCCGTCGTTCGAGGTGAAAGCCGAAGAGAGTGTGTATTCAGTGGTCGAGCGTCAGTTCCAGAACGATTTGGACAGCGGGTATCTGAATGCCTTTGATGAACTCCCTTCGTGCAAGGAACTCTCGAACCGTTACAATGTTTCGCTTTACATTGTCAAAAAGTTTTTGATGCAAAAGTGTGCGCAAGGGATTTTGCGCCATGTGGGGCACCGCTTTTTCTTTAGCGAAGAGCGCCCTGTCGAAAAGTCGAATTACATTTTGTTTGTGCATCGTTCGGATGAATTCGGCCGCTTGAAAATTGAGTCCGAACGCGAATCCGATGTGTTCCGTACGTTTGCGCAGATTGCCGCAGAACAGAAAATTGCGGTGAAGTTTATCGGGTATCACGAAGCTTCGAACCTGTTCTATTTGTCGTCGGGCGAAACGTTTGTTGTAAAAAATGATACTCACTGCTTGGGCGTTTTCCTCTCGACGTGGCTGGTGGATGATGCGGCGAAGTTGTTCGCACATTTTGCATCGTTCAAGAATCCGATTTCGGTCTGGTGGGAATACGCTCCGGATGTGATTCCGGTGATTGCCCGCAATAAAAAGAAGTGGGCTTTCTACAACGTGGCTTTTGGCAAGGAAGCGGGCGTGATTGTCGGGCGTTACCTCAAGAGCAAGGATATGGGACCTGTTCATTACCTCTCGCCGTACCATGCTAGTTTTTGGTCGAAGGCTCGCTTACAAGGCTTGCTGGATGCGGGGACGGATGTGATTCCACTTGTCGATGAACGCTATGCGTCTCCGTTTGACTTGGCGGATGCGGCTGCACACGATGGCGTTGAGCGCCAGGTGCTTTTGGACAACATTTTGGAATCGCTTTTGAAGAATGCGACTTTGAATAAATTTGTGTGTTCAAATGACTGGGTGGCGGCTTCGTTGATTGATTACTTCAAGGCGAAAAAGTTGCCGGCGCCGTATGTGGTGGGCTTTGACGATACGATTGAAAGTTACCGCTACGTGTTTGATTCGTTTGCATTCAATGTCGGGACAATGGTGAAAGAGGCAATTTACCACATTGTCGCGCCGACCATATATGCAGAACAGCGGCGTCAAATGCAGACGCCGCTAGGAAGAGTTGTCGAGAAACACTAG
- a CDS encoding FISUMP domain-containing protein — protein MRIGLVFMLLAACIAAAAPSKKASAKKFKDPRDGHTYKIVKIGNHNWLAENLTYKTTKGSYCYNDDKENCHKYGRLYTWKAAMKACPTGWKLPDRKDWNFLSKYLGASKKNGFRVKQAGQRICFGNNEMWSPYCEETKASFNASGKSDTHFAYEDMDKSAFFWTATEETTYIANFVTIGGYNERYAERAIEENNAFSVRCIQK, from the coding sequence ATGAGAATTGGTTTAGTATTTATGCTTTTGGCAGCCTGCATCGCCGCAGCCGCCCCCTCCAAAAAAGCCTCCGCGAAAAAGTTCAAGGACCCGCGCGACGGCCACACCTACAAGATTGTGAAAATAGGCAACCACAACTGGCTCGCCGAAAACCTCACCTACAAGACGACCAAGGGTAGCTACTGCTACAACGATGACAAGGAAAACTGCCACAAGTACGGTCGCCTCTACACGTGGAAAGCTGCCATGAAGGCATGCCCCACCGGCTGGAAACTCCCCGACCGCAAAGACTGGAATTTCTTGAGCAAGTACCTCGGCGCAAGCAAGAAGAACGGCTTTAGAGTCAAGCAGGCAGGCCAGAGAATCTGCTTCGGCAACAACGAAATGTGGAGCCCGTACTGCGAAGAAACCAAAGCATCATTCAACGCGTCTGGCAAAAGCGACACACACTTCGCCTACGAAGACATGGACAAGTCCGCATTTTTCTGGACAGCCACCGAAGAAACGACCTACATTGCGAACTTCGTGACCATCGGCGGTTACAACGAACGTTATGCGGAACGAGCCATCGAAGAGAACAACGCCTTCTCCGTCAGGTGCATCCAGAAGTAA
- a CDS encoding XRE family transcriptional regulator: protein MEKNLTTISDLMNEMGVEKKIAKETTEHIKNHSISQNLTILRAKADLSQSEMAKKMNTSQSFISKLESASNDQIKVDDMCSYLATLGYETTITISKPQNIAQKIKGTYSQLVNLVKELQKYAVDDDCILEGIASFETEAAHNMLNLASMLIESSSAKLEKIHPADEPKIVLDNISINRKEKDLVLA, encoded by the coding sequence ATGGAAAAAAATCTTACAACCATATCCGATTTAATGAATGAAATGGGGGTTGAAAAAAAGATCGCAAAAGAAACGACCGAGCATATAAAAAATCATAGTATAAGCCAAAATCTGACCATTTTACGAGCCAAGGCTGATTTATCGCAGTCTGAAATGGCAAAAAAAATGAATACATCGCAATCGTTCATTTCTAAACTTGAAAGCGCTAGCAACGATCAGATAAAAGTTGACGATATGTGTTCTTATCTCGCAACTCTAGGTTACGAGACTACAATTACAATTTCTAAACCTCAAAATATCGCTCAAAAAATAAAAGGAACATATAGTCAACTTGTCAACTTGGTAAAAGAACTTCAAAAATATGCTGTTGACGATGATTGCATTTTAGAAGGAATTGCGAGTTTCGAAACTGAGGCTGCGCATAATATGCTGAATTTAGCATCGATGCTTATAGAAAGTTCTTCTGCAAAATTGGAAAAGATTCATCCGGCAGATGAACCAAAAATCGTTCTTGACAATATATCAATCAACCGTAAGGAAAAAGATTTAGTTTTAGCTTAA
- a CDS encoding GNAT family acetyltransferase — translation MASKSYFVVNIMEYLCGAPIEELLSDLCTLYECPLNKDVEGFLKKSAVEFAKKHQAVSYLVFSQKNGAFLGYFSLAIKTISVKAQNVSRTVQRKLSRISSLDDGEYNIPAYLIAQLGKNFQQGLNDSITGNDLLFLAMEQILHLQHGVGGVLCVLECENKKKLLDFYCTQNNFVEFGTRKTKSTQKELLQLLKTI, via the coding sequence ATGGCTTCTAAATCCTATTTTGTTGTAAATATCATGGAGTATCTCTGCGGGGCTCCAATAGAAGAGCTCTTGTCGGATCTCTGTACCCTCTACGAGTGTCCTTTGAATAAGGATGTTGAGGGCTTTTTGAAAAAATCGGCAGTCGAATTCGCTAAAAAGCATCAGGCTGTGAGCTATCTGGTCTTTTCGCAAAAGAATGGTGCGTTTTTGGGATATTTCTCATTGGCAATAAAGACTATTTCCGTAAAGGCTCAGAATGTGTCACGGACTGTTCAACGGAAACTTTCAAGAATAAGCTCTTTGGACGATGGTGAGTATAATATTCCTGCGTACCTTATAGCCCAGCTTGGAAAAAATTTTCAGCAAGGGCTTAACGACTCAATTACAGGAAACGATTTGTTGTTCTTGGCCATGGAGCAAATTTTACACCTCCAGCATGGCGTGGGTGGAGTTCTTTGCGTTCTGGAGTGTGAAAACAAGAAAAAACTTCTAGATTTTTATTGTACGCAGAACAATTTTGTCGAGTTTGGAACAAGGAAGACAAAATCGACGCAAAAAGAACTTTTGCAATTGTTGAAGACGATTTGA
- a CDS encoding P-loop NTPase fold protein, whose translation MDEFDQMIAEFIEGKRKNAQDPDILDRSKMIGDISEMISHRLYSKEPMSLAVMGMWGVGKTFILNEIEKKFSSKCIIFHYDCWKNDYYEEPLVGILSVIVGQLNTIESQNPDKQQDHYYALMKQFIVQLSQCVTQHFAVADIVNIGNIFALIKDKVKQKKAVELKPWKSLASISDIIETINNLLCGYMAYEGKKILFVVDELDRCLPDYSLKVLNRLHHICNETPLIQVVAINDRELKANINGLYARDDEEDETFAKSYLQRFFTDFYRIPVGDSRELIKLCWKDFGKYFYNRMDDDFFSLFLGAVLNNSNYTIREKKMILNLFRNYHIQTLGSSKEKYPYELACAEILEMIRLFFNLEQDWEWENDCVAVPLPNLDEDADEELLMTDTSSKNGPNLYTLSVGAPHSIFNEKIEPVKNFFLQECKRKYESIENGTLAKETITSSDFVIAFFQKCMELPGEETDSDMSTIIEKLKSDEKFKKVFGFFESFRNKICV comes from the coding sequence ATGGATGAATTTGATCAAATGATTGCCGAATTCATAGAAGGCAAACGAAAAAATGCCCAAGATCCAGATATTCTTGATCGAAGCAAGATGATTGGTGACATTTCAGAGATGATAAGTCATCGGCTTTATTCGAAAGAGCCTATGTCGTTGGCTGTCATGGGTATGTGGGGTGTGGGTAAGACTTTTATTCTGAACGAAATTGAAAAGAAATTTTCAAGCAAGTGCATCATATTCCATTACGATTGCTGGAAAAACGACTATTATGAAGAACCCCTTGTGGGAATTTTATCTGTTATTGTTGGACAGTTAAATACAATTGAGTCTCAAAATCCCGATAAACAACAAGACCACTACTATGCCTTGATGAAGCAATTTATCGTTCAATTGTCTCAGTGTGTAACTCAACATTTTGCTGTGGCTGATATAGTGAATATTGGAAATATTTTCGCTTTGATTAAGGATAAAGTGAAACAAAAGAAAGCTGTTGAATTAAAGCCATGGAAATCCTTGGCATCGATTTCTGATATAATTGAGACGATAAATAATTTGCTCTGTGGTTATATGGCTTACGAAGGTAAAAAGATTCTGTTTGTCGTGGATGAATTGGATCGGTGTTTGCCTGATTATTCTCTCAAGGTCTTGAATCGGCTTCATCATATATGCAATGAAACTCCTTTAATTCAGGTTGTTGCTATAAACGATAGGGAATTGAAAGCTAACATAAATGGACTCTATGCAAGGGATGACGAAGAAGACGAAACATTTGCTAAATCATACCTTCAAAGGTTTTTTACCGATTTCTACAGGATTCCAGTCGGTGATTCGCGAGAATTGATAAAGCTCTGCTGGAAAGATTTCGGTAAGTATTTCTACAACCGTATGGACGATGATTTTTTCAGCCTTTTTCTTGGAGCTGTTCTAAACAATTCTAATTATACCATACGCGAAAAGAAGATGATTTTGAATCTTTTCCGTAATTATCATATTCAAACTTTAGGTTCTTCAAAAGAGAAATATCCTTATGAACTGGCTTGTGCGGAAATTCTGGAAATGATTAGGCTATTTTTCAACTTGGAACAGGATTGGGAATGGGAGAATGATTGTGTTGCAGTTCCTTTGCCTAACTTGGATGAAGATGCTGATGAAGAATTGCTGATGACGGATACTTCTTCAAAAAATGGGCCTAATCTTTATACGCTGTCTGTTGGCGCTCCACATTCGATTTTCAATGAAAAGATTGAACCTGTGAAGAATTTCTTTTTGCAAGAGTGCAAGCGGAAGTACGAGTCAATTGAAAATGGAACTCTTGCAAAGGAAACTATTACATCTAGCGATTTTGTTATTGCTTTTTTTCAAAAATGTATGGAACTTCCTGGAGAAGAAACTGATTCCGATATGTCAACCATTATTGAAAAATTGAAATCAGACGAAAAATTCAAGAAAGTCTTTGGATTCTTTGAGTCTTTTAGGAATAAAATTTGTGTTTAA
- a CDS encoding AAA family ATPase, with protein MQKLTIKNFGPIKSASLDFKRVNVLIGPQSSGKSTILKIASFCNWVEKKIQLTQVPGDWMNPDVVRDQLITFHKLDDYALPGAEIYYKSDTLQIEIKFDKKLLIGIHFEWTNKRWSFKRTKNTYIPAERNIVASIPNWLDVNFDKFNNIRNYMAEWDVARKNFDRNHKLDILDMGVSYFYNDADKSDHVSMNGKQLKFSNASSGLQSLIPQYALLSYLFDISLKSEPASLRKMQTDLMLKDLIEQDLKLKKMGIADNYLKNCGVKVFLEEPEQNLFPMAQYGLVKWFARKLNGNLCNTLFVSTHSPYILSALNNLIQARDSAVKDDSARRKVEKIVGQSDFINFEDVRVYGVSNGRVKSLLDRENRLIAQSFLDSVSVDISNEFSQLLEV; from the coding sequence ATGCAAAAGCTTACAATAAAGAATTTTGGACCAATCAAGTCGGCCTCTTTGGATTTCAAAAGGGTCAATGTCCTTATTGGTCCTCAGAGTTCGGGTAAGAGCACTATCCTCAAAATTGCCAGTTTCTGCAATTGGGTTGAAAAGAAAATCCAGTTGACGCAGGTTCCTGGCGATTGGATGAATCCTGATGTGGTCAGAGATCAATTAATTACATTCCACAAGCTTGACGACTATGCTCTGCCAGGTGCCGAGATTTATTATAAGTCGGATACTTTACAGATTGAGATCAAGTTTGACAAAAAACTACTTATTGGTATTCATTTTGAATGGACCAATAAGCGTTGGAGTTTTAAGCGTACAAAAAATACCTATATTCCGGCTGAGAGGAATATTGTCGCGTCAATCCCGAATTGGCTCGATGTAAACTTCGATAAGTTTAATAATATCCGCAATTACATGGCAGAATGGGATGTCGCCCGCAAAAATTTTGACCGTAACCACAAGTTGGATATTTTGGACATGGGTGTTTCGTATTTCTATAACGATGCGGACAAGTCGGACCATGTTTCCATGAATGGTAAACAGCTGAAATTTTCGAACGCATCAAGTGGCTTGCAGTCCTTGATTCCGCAGTATGCCCTTTTGTCGTACCTGTTCGATATTTCGCTTAAGTCCGAGCCAGCGAGCCTCAGAAAGATGCAAACAGACCTGATGCTTAAGGATCTCATTGAGCAAGACTTAAAGTTGAAGAAAATGGGGATTGCCGATAACTATCTAAAAAATTGCGGTGTAAAGGTTTTCCTTGAAGAACCGGAACAAAATCTGTTCCCTATGGCGCAGTATGGGCTTGTGAAATGGTTCGCTCGCAAGTTGAATGGCAACTTGTGCAATACTTTGTTTGTTAGTACGCATAGCCCGTATATACTTTCGGCTTTAAATAACCTGATTCAAGCGCGCGATTCTGCTGTAAAGGATGATTCTGCTAGGCGAAAGGTGGAAAAGATTGTTGGCCAAAGCGACTTTATAAACTTCGAAGATGTTCGTGTTTACGGAGTGAGTAATGGTCGTGTCAAAAGTTTGCTCGATCGTGAAAATCGCTTGATTGCGCAGTCGTTCTTGGATTCTGTTTCTGTAGATATTTCTAACGAATTTAGCCAATTGCTTGAAGTATGA
- a CDS encoding UDP-N-acetyl glucosamine 2-epimerase → MPRKSAPAQQGNARILPRPEIIRLAAVIDKCRKYFDCVLAHTGQNYDYNLNGVFFKDLSLKDPEVYMDAVGDDLGATVGNIINCSYKLMVACKPDALLILGDTNSCLSAIAAKRLHIPIFHMEAGNRCKDECLPEETNRRIVDIISDVNMAYSEHARRYLADCGLPKERTYVTGSPMAEVLHKNLAQIEASDIHARLGLEKGKYILLSAHREENIDTEKNFTSLFTAINKMAEKYDMPILYSCHPRSRNRLAASGFKLDKRVIQHEPLGFHDYNCLQMNAFAVVSDSGTLPEESSFFTSVGHPFPAICIRTSTERPEALDKACFFIAGIDEKSLLQAVDTAVTMNTNGDYGIPVPDYIEENVSTKVVKIIQSYTGIVNKMVWRKF, encoded by the coding sequence GTGCCGCGAAAGTCCGCCCCTGCGCAGCAGGGAAACGCCCGAATACTTCCGCGCCCCGAAATCATCCGCCTCGCGGCTGTCATCGACAAGTGCCGCAAGTACTTTGATTGCGTTCTCGCGCATACCGGCCAAAACTACGATTACAACCTGAACGGCGTGTTCTTCAAGGACTTGAGCCTCAAGGATCCCGAAGTTTACATGGATGCCGTCGGTGACGACCTCGGAGCAACCGTGGGTAACATCATCAATTGCAGCTACAAGCTTATGGTCGCTTGCAAACCGGACGCATTGCTGATTCTCGGCGACACCAACAGCTGCCTTTCGGCCATCGCCGCAAAGCGCTTGCACATCCCGATTTTCCACATGGAGGCGGGCAACCGCTGCAAGGATGAATGCCTGCCCGAAGAGACCAACCGCCGCATCGTGGACATCATTAGCGACGTGAACATGGCCTATTCCGAACACGCTCGCCGCTACCTCGCTGACTGCGGCTTGCCCAAGGAACGCACGTACGTGACTGGTAGCCCCATGGCCGAAGTTCTGCACAAGAACCTCGCACAAATCGAAGCGAGCGACATCCACGCCCGCCTCGGTCTCGAAAAGGGCAAGTACATTCTGCTCAGCGCCCACCGCGAAGAGAACATCGACACCGAGAAAAACTTCACGAGCCTCTTTACCGCCATCAATAAAATGGCCGAAAAGTACGACATGCCGATTCTGTACAGTTGCCACCCGCGCAGCCGTAACCGCCTTGCCGCCTCGGGTTTCAAGCTCGACAAGCGCGTGATTCAGCACGAACCGCTCGGATTCCACGACTACAACTGCTTGCAGATGAACGCCTTCGCCGTCGTAAGCGACAGCGGCACGCTCCCCGAAGAAAGCTCCTTCTTCACAAGCGTCGGCCACCCGTTCCCGGCAATCTGCATCCGCACCAGCACGGAACGCCCCGAAGCACTTGACAAGGCCTGCTTCTTCATCGCCGGCATCGACGAAAAGTCCCTCTTGCAGGCTGTTGACACCGCAGTCACGATGAACACCAACGGCGACTACGGCATCCCCGTGCCCGACTACATCGAAGAAAACGTCTCCACGAAGGTCGTAAAGATCATCCAGAGCTACACCGGCATCGTCAACAAGATGGTGTGGAGGAAGTTCTAG
- a CDS encoding P-loop NTPase fold protein: MAQVDLLGRTQFVDMLEMIVSNKVNQLAGCSLAIDGKWGCGKSFIIKMLEERLKGRGYFVVHYNCWQNDYYEEPLEAILSVLVDALNGLQSSEAIQDGKKKKTLEIALGFFKSISFMIAKNKLGVDFKEIGVDLEQLKKDVGETLSKDKAELLTKDFDSNQLLKKSIEIIYQLLLEIKLEFRGVVLVVDELDRCIPEYAIKVLERLHHICYDTENDLFQFIQIAAINREELCDGISKMYGRGYMTSNAIVTSGPDTYSSKNYFDKKGSFSFGNYYLQKFIQMIIPVPPGKSSQTALPILNGLEKYFEVLNESQMRLLHDLFEMAFGEVSIRIREQLVAFTNVAHQITLEIGAADGIDRIKPSLTVLCVELLDCFCRAITMSSLPEIKMEYERNQYAIGYPSYKVCDIGMCSLKIKCKAQLVNNSDSFEKDIFETFKTGYRICVENEDKLFPKMGLHVPDILEDMKLEKIEEKKYVFDMDNPKAEVLWFYLSKDDKLEPANGKTPPEDDIRFVKAFRRTLDIIAPA, from the coding sequence ATGGCTCAGGTTGATTTACTAGGAAGAACACAATTTGTAGATATGCTTGAAATGATTGTCTCTAACAAGGTCAATCAGTTGGCTGGTTGCTCCTTGGCTATTGATGGCAAATGGGGTTGTGGCAAGTCGTTCATCATAAAGATGCTAGAAGAAAGATTGAAAGGCCGTGGGTATTTTGTAGTTCATTACAATTGTTGGCAGAATGATTACTACGAAGAACCTTTGGAGGCTATTCTTTCTGTTTTAGTTGATGCGCTAAATGGCTTGCAATCGTCTGAAGCTATTCAGGATGGTAAAAAGAAGAAAACTCTTGAAATCGCTCTAGGCTTTTTCAAGTCTATTTCGTTCATGATTGCCAAGAATAAACTTGGCGTAGACTTTAAAGAAATAGGAGTTGATCTTGAACAGCTCAAAAAGGATGTGGGAGAAACTTTATCTAAAGACAAAGCTGAATTGCTGACTAAGGATTTTGATTCTAATCAGTTGTTGAAAAAATCCATAGAGATTATTTACCAGTTGTTGCTGGAAATCAAATTGGAATTCAGGGGAGTTGTCCTTGTTGTTGATGAATTAGATAGGTGCATTCCTGAATATGCTATAAAGGTCCTTGAACGCTTGCACCATATTTGCTACGATACTGAGAACGATTTGTTCCAATTTATTCAAATTGCAGCAATAAACCGGGAAGAACTTTGTGATGGCATTTCGAAAATGTACGGGCGAGGGTATATGACTTCCAACGCAATTGTTACATCGGGGCCGGACACATATTCGTCGAAGAACTACTTTGATAAAAAGGGCTCGTTTTCTTTTGGCAATTACTATCTGCAAAAATTTATCCAGATGATTATTCCTGTCCCGCCAGGGAAATCGAGCCAAACTGCATTGCCCATTTTGAATGGCCTAGAAAAGTATTTTGAAGTACTGAATGAATCTCAAATGCGATTATTGCATGATCTGTTTGAAATGGCTTTTGGTGAAGTTTCTATTCGAATCCGTGAGCAATTGGTTGCGTTTACTAATGTTGCTCATCAAATTACCCTTGAAATCGGGGCTGCCGACGGAATTGACCGAATTAAGCCGAGTTTGACAGTCTTGTGTGTAGAGCTGCTGGACTGTTTTTGCCGTGCAATTACGATGTCTTCTTTGCCGGAAATAAAGATGGAGTACGAACGGAATCAATATGCAATTGGATATCCTAGCTATAAAGTGTGCGATATAGGAATGTGTTCTTTAAAAATAAAATGCAAAGCGCAGCTTGTGAATAATTCTGATTCTTTTGAAAAAGACATTTTTGAAACTTTTAAAACAGGATATCGTATTTGTGTGGAGAATGAAGATAAATTGTTTCCGAAAATGGGACTTCATGTTCCTGATATCCTTGAAGATATGAAATTGGAAAAAATAGAAGAAAAAAAATATGTATTTGATATGGATAATCCCAAAGCAGAAGTTCTTTGGTTTTATTTAAGCAAGGATGATAAACTTGAGCCTGCAAACGGAAAGACGCCTCCAGAAGATGATATTAGATTTGTAAAAGCTTTTAGAAGAACGTTAGACATAATTGCTCCTGCTTAA
- a CDS encoding sugar phosphate nucleotidyltransferase produces the protein MKIILPVAGKGERMRPYTNNLPKCLLPVGGRTIIDWIVADTLPLKATESIFITGYKAEAIDDYLKGKPEWGRTRTVLQNDPQGLGHAISLALPYVEDDEPILIILGDTLFKADIQALANATENILYTYKVKDPRRFGVAVTDNDGRIERLVEKPQKFVSDEALVGIYYIKDVKELKKSLQYLMDNGIRTRGEFQLTDALQMMIEQSCKFSTAPVQEWLDCGLPETLIQTNTWLLQNRVKQSPHNNQNVTIIQPCFIGDNVIIENSTIGPNVTIGNNCTIMDATLKDCIMWDNESITSSHVERQIIANC, from the coding sequence ATGAAGATTATTCTGCCGGTTGCAGGCAAGGGCGAACGCATGCGCCCATACACCAACAATCTGCCTAAGTGTCTCCTGCCCGTTGGCGGTAGGACAATCATAGACTGGATTGTCGCAGATACGCTCCCACTCAAGGCTACGGAAAGCATCTTCATTACCGGCTACAAGGCCGAAGCTATCGACGATTATCTCAAAGGCAAACCTGAATGGGGCCGTACACGCACCGTTCTCCAAAACGACCCGCAAGGACTCGGCCATGCCATAAGCCTAGCCCTCCCCTATGTCGAAGACGACGAGCCGATTCTTATAATCCTCGGCGACACACTATTCAAAGCCGACATCCAAGCCCTTGCCAACGCCACAGAGAACATCCTTTACACCTACAAGGTCAAGGACCCACGCCGTTTCGGGGTCGCGGTAACCGACAACGATGGCCGTATCGAACGCCTCGTAGAAAAGCCGCAGAAGTTCGTGAGTGACGAAGCCCTTGTCGGCATCTACTACATCAAGGACGTCAAGGAGCTCAAGAAATCGCTCCAATACCTGATGGACAACGGCATCCGCACCCGCGGAGAATTCCAGCTGACCGACGCACTCCAGATGATGATAGAACAAAGTTGCAAGTTCAGCACGGCCCCCGTACAAGAATGGCTCGACTGCGGGCTCCCTGAAACACTTATTCAAACGAACACCTGGCTTTTGCAGAACCGCGTGAAACAAAGCCCGCACAACAACCAAAACGTAACAATCATACAGCCCTGCTTCATCGGCGACAACGTCATCATCGAGAACAGCACCATAGGCCCGAATGTGACCATAGGCAACAACTGCACTATCATGGACGCCACCTTGAAAGACTGCATCATGTGGGACAACGAGAGCATTACCTCTTCGCATGTCGAAAGGCAAATCATCGCGAACTGCTAA